In Phreatobacter aquaticus, a single genomic region encodes these proteins:
- a CDS encoding L,D-transpeptidase, translating into MRFGIVALAALLLAGCNSQTVNPVAPISDRDQQLLAQAPQVEMDYWRMNLRVPYRTSEPPGTIVVETATRHLYLVEQGGTAIRYQVAVGNEAFGWTGTATIQRKAEWPSWTPPAEMRRRWPHVPAFMEGGPRNPLGARALYLYQNGRDTLYRIHGTNSPMEIGEAVSSGCIRMHNEQAIDLFNRVPTGTRVVVR; encoded by the coding sequence ATGCGGTTCGGGATTGTCGCCCTTGCGGCCCTGCTGCTCGCCGGCTGCAACAGCCAGACGGTGAACCCTGTCGCTCCGATCTCCGATCGCGACCAGCAATTGCTGGCCCAGGCGCCGCAGGTCGAGATGGACTACTGGCGCATGAACCTCAGGGTTCCCTATCGCACCAGCGAGCCGCCGGGCACGATCGTCGTCGAGACCGCCACCCGTCATCTCTATCTGGTCGAGCAGGGCGGCACCGCCATCCGCTACCAGGTCGCCGTCGGCAACGAGGCTTTCGGCTGGACCGGCACCGCCACCATCCAGCGCAAGGCCGAGTGGCCGAGCTGGACGCCGCCGGCCGAGATGCGCCGCCGCTGGCCGCATGTTCCCGCCTTCATGGAAGGTGGCCCGCGCAATCCGCTCGGCGCCCGCGCGCTCTATCTCTACCAGAACGGCCGCGACACGCTCTATCGCATCCACGGCACCAATTCGCCGATGGAGATCGGCGAGGCCGTGTCCTCGGGCTGCATCCGCATGCACAACGAGCAGGCGATCGACCTGTTCAACCGCGTGCCGACCGGCACCCGCGTGGTCGTGCGCTGA
- the smc gene encoding chromosome segregation protein SMC has product MKFSRLRILGFKTFVEPTEFLIEPGLTGVVGPNGCGKSNLVEAMRWVMGENSFKNMRASGMDDVIFSGSGNRPARNTAEVVLTIDNSRRLAPAQFNDNDTIEVSRRIEREAGSVYRINGREVRARDVQILFADASTGSRSPALVRQGQISEIISAKPQARRRILEEAAGIAGLHARRHEAETRLKAAETNLERLETVLAQIESQLESLKRQARQAVRYRSLSSDIRRSEATLAFLKFREAGQAVREAERLVELETRVVAQRTSDQADAAKNQAVAAHHLPALRDEAAKAGAGLQRLVLAREQLDGEEKRARDRIAELERRIGQLDGDIAREKALGADADGVLTRLASEQAELQAAADGAKGTETQASERAEAAASALATAEKSFAEATSALAEIVARRNQLERSVRDTSERLVRLEGQLGEIDAETAKLEAGSDHAARLDALKASLETAVAGLTAAEAEAIAAEQAHAVARSQEGEARRPLSDAERQAQRLDTEVRTLSKILNGTSKSLWPPVVEAIGVAKGYEVALGAALGDDLDAPTASASPQHWGGADGSADPALPEGATPLATHVKAPPELARRLAQIGIVSKADGAKLRMLLKPGQRLVSREGDLWRWDGFVVAANAPTAAARRLAERNRLVDLEKELVAARAHVEALRGAADAATTAVKTAAAREQTARDGWRGAQRQADALRDQLAQAERAAAAIISRLAALVEARVRLNASVEEAAAVKADAIRSLEGLGQTSHLEAALAEVRADVALRRAALAEARAETQGLAREADMRQRRIAEIGRDREAWLARQANAGTQIADLERRLGEARAEAQTLADAPDAFVEQRRALIGRIQDAEAAQKQVADKLSAGETALLDADRAARVALEAMTTAREAFVRTEARLEAARQRTTEIEAEILEKFEVQPVALVRIAGINTEAEPPSARNVEDELERLKREREKLGGVNLRADEELGEVQAQYDGMIADRDDLVEAIKKLRGGIGSLNREGRERLLASFATVNQNFQQLFTTLFGGGTAELQLVESDDPLEAGLDILAKPPGKKPQTLSLLSGGEQALTAIALIFAVFLTNPAPICVLDEVDAPLDDANVERYCDLLHDMTRTTKTRFCVITHNPITMSRMNRLFGVTMAERGVSTLVSVDLGGAEQLIAAE; this is encoded by the coding sequence ATGAAATTCTCACGCCTGCGCATTCTCGGCTTCAAGACCTTCGTCGAGCCGACCGAATTCCTGATCGAGCCCGGGCTGACCGGCGTCGTCGGTCCGAACGGCTGTGGCAAGTCGAACCTCGTCGAGGCCATGCGCTGGGTCATGGGCGAGAATTCGTTCAAGAACATGCGCGCCTCCGGCATGGACGACGTGATCTTTTCCGGATCCGGCAACCGCCCGGCTCGCAACACCGCCGAGGTGGTGCTGACCATCGACAATTCCAGGCGCCTTGCCCCGGCGCAGTTCAACGACAACGACACGATCGAGGTCTCCCGGCGCATCGAGCGCGAGGCGGGCTCGGTCTACCGGATCAACGGCCGCGAGGTGCGCGCCCGCGACGTGCAGATCCTGTTCGCCGATGCCTCCACCGGGTCCCGCTCGCCGGCGCTTGTCCGCCAGGGCCAGATTTCCGAGATCATCAGCGCCAAGCCCCAGGCGCGCCGCCGCATTCTGGAAGAGGCTGCCGGCATTGCCGGCCTTCACGCACGCCGCCATGAGGCCGAGACCCGGCTCAAGGCCGCCGAGACCAATCTGGAGCGGCTGGAGACGGTTCTCGCCCAGATCGAGAGCCAGCTGGAGAGCCTGAAGCGCCAGGCCCGCCAGGCGGTGCGCTACCGCAGCCTGTCGTCCGACATCCGCCGCAGTGAAGCAACGCTCGCCTTCCTGAAATTCCGCGAGGCCGGACAGGCCGTGCGCGAGGCCGAGCGGCTGGTCGAGCTTGAAACCCGCGTTGTCGCCCAGCGCACATCCGATCAGGCCGATGCCGCCAAGAATCAGGCGGTCGCCGCCCATCACCTGCCGGCCCTGCGTGACGAAGCCGCCAAGGCGGGTGCAGGCCTTCAGCGTCTCGTTCTGGCCCGCGAACAGCTCGACGGCGAGGAGAAGCGTGCTCGCGATCGGATCGCCGAACTGGAGCGCCGCATCGGTCAGCTCGATGGCGACATCGCCCGCGAAAAGGCGCTCGGTGCCGATGCCGATGGCGTTCTGACGCGGCTGGCGAGCGAGCAGGCCGAGCTTCAGGCCGCGGCCGACGGCGCCAAGGGCACCGAAACGCAGGCGAGCGAGCGGGCCGAGGCCGCCGCATCCGCGCTGGCCACGGCGGAAAAGTCCTTTGCCGAAGCAACCTCTGCGCTGGCCGAGATCGTCGCGCGCCGCAACCAGCTGGAGCGCTCCGTGCGCGATACCAGCGAGCGCCTGGTGCGACTGGAAGGCCAGCTCGGCGAGATCGATGCCGAGACCGCGAAGCTGGAAGCTGGCTCCGACCACGCCGCCCGCCTGGACGCGCTGAAGGCCTCGCTGGAGACGGCGGTTGCCGGTCTCACCGCAGCCGAAGCCGAGGCTATCGCAGCCGAACAGGCCCATGCGGTCGCCCGCAGCCAGGAAGGCGAGGCGCGCCGGCCCTTGTCGGATGCCGAGCGCCAGGCGCAGCGGCTCGACACCGAGGTTCGCACGCTCTCCAAGATCCTCAACGGCACGTCGAAATCGCTCTGGCCGCCGGTCGTCGAGGCGATCGGTGTCGCGAAGGGCTATGAGGTCGCGCTGGGTGCAGCGCTCGGCGACGATCTCGACGCCCCCACCGCCTCAGCGTCTCCCCAGCATTGGGGCGGCGCCGACGGCAGCGCCGATCCGGCCCTTCCCGAAGGAGCTACGCCGCTCGCAACCCATGTGAAAGCGCCGCCGGAGCTTGCCCGCCGCTTGGCGCAGATCGGCATCGTGTCGAAGGCGGATGGGGCGAAGCTGCGGATGCTGCTGAAGCCCGGCCAGCGGCTGGTGTCCAGGGAAGGCGATCTCTGGCGCTGGGACGGCTTCGTCGTGGCCGCCAATGCGCCGACCGCCGCCGCCCGCAGGCTCGCCGAGCGCAATCGCCTCGTCGATCTCGAAAAGGAACTGGTCGCGGCGCGCGCCCATGTCGAGGCCCTGCGTGGGGCTGCCGATGCGGCGACCACTGCCGTGAAGACTGCTGCGGCCCGTGAGCAGACCGCGCGCGATGGCTGGCGGGGCGCCCAGCGCCAGGCCGACGCCCTGCGCGACCAGCTCGCCCAGGCCGAACGCGCCGCCGCCGCCATCATTTCGCGCCTGGCTGCCCTGGTGGAGGCCCGCGTCCGGCTCAATGCCAGCGTCGAGGAAGCGGCGGCCGTGAAGGCCGATGCCATACGCTCGCTCGAGGGGCTGGGGCAGACCTCCCATCTCGAAGCGGCGCTTGCCGAAGTGCGTGCCGATGTGGCGCTGCGCCGCGCAGCGCTCGCCGAAGCGCGCGCCGAGACCCAGGGCCTGGCCCGCGAGGCCGATATGCGCCAGCGCCGGATCGCCGAGATCGGCCGCGATCGCGAGGCGTGGCTGGCTCGCCAGGCCAATGCCGGCACCCAGATCGCCGACCTCGAGCGCCGGCTGGGCGAGGCGCGGGCGGAAGCCCAAACCCTTGCCGACGCCCCGGACGCCTTCGTCGAGCAGCGCCGCGCGCTGATCGGCCGCATCCAGGACGCAGAAGCGGCGCAGAAGCAGGTTGCCGACAAGCTGTCGGCCGGCGAGACCGCGCTGCTCGATGCCGATCGCGCGGCGCGGGTCGCGCTCGAGGCGATGACGACGGCACGCGAGGCCTTCGTGCGCACCGAGGCGCGCCTCGAGGCCGCTCGCCAGCGCACGACCGAGATCGAAGCCGAGATCCTGGAGAAGTTCGAGGTCCAGCCGGTGGCCCTCGTCCGCATTGCCGGTATCAACACCGAGGCCGAGCCGCCGTCGGCGCGCAACGTCGAGGACGAACTGGAGCGCCTGAAGCGCGAGCGCGAGAAGCTCGGGGGCGTCAATCTCCGGGCCGACGAGGAGCTCGGCGAGGTCCAGGCGCAATATGACGGCATGATCGCCGACCGCGACGACCTCGTGGAAGCCATCAAGAAGCTGCGCGGCGGCATCGGTTCGCTGAACCGCGAGGGCCGCGAGCGGCTGCTCGCCTCCTTTGCCACGGTCAACCAGAACTTCCAGCAGCTGTTCACCACCCTGTTCGGTGGCGGCACGGCCGAGCTGCAACTGGTCGAATCCGACGACCCGCTGGAAGCCGGCCTCGACATCCTCGCAAAGCCCCCGGGCAAGAAGCCGCAGACCTTGTCGCTGCTGTCGGGCGGCGAGCAGGCGCTGACCGCGATTGCGCTGATCTTCGCGGTGTTTCTGACCAATCCGGCGCCGATCTGTGTGCTGGACGAGGTCGATGCGCCGCTCGATGACGCCAATGTCGAGCGCTATTGCGACCTGCTGCACGACATGACGCGCACCACCAAGACCCGCTTCTGCGTCATCACCCACAATCCCATCACCATGAGCCGGATGAACCGGCTGTTCGGCGTCACCATGGCCGAACGCGGCGTCTCGACGCTCGTCAGCGTCGATCTCGGCGGTGCGGAGCAGCTGATCGCCGCGGAGTAA
- a CDS encoding AtpZ/AtpI family protein, translated as MTRFPRLTIGVPGFRGRQTGILPLFHACDRAGQRGWIMVAGGRDEGGANGRPPDEADLDARRRALESKLEAIERQRSSGTASGDRTAAEPSGMVKLFRFSADFVSGVIAGALIGWVLDRFAGTRPWGFIIFLLLGFATGIYNLVKSAQRAQRDG; from the coding sequence TTGACACGATTTCCCCGCCTCACTATAGGTGTCCCCGGCTTTCGGGGGCGTCAAACCGGCATCCTTCCGTTGTTTCACGCCTGTGACCGGGCCGGCCAGAGAGGCTGGATCATGGTTGCGGGTGGACGAGACGAGGGAGGGGCAAACGGGCGGCCGCCAGACGAAGCCGACCTCGACGCGCGGCGTCGTGCCCTTGAATCGAAGCTCGAAGCCATCGAGCGCCAGCGGTCCTCGGGAACGGCGTCAGGCGACCGGACGGCGGCAGAACCGTCCGGCATGGTGAAGCTCTTCCGCTTCTCCGCTGATTTCGTATCCGGCGTCATTGCCGGCGCGCTGATCGGCTGGGTCTTGGACCGTTTCGCCGGCACGCGGCCCTGGGGTTTCATCATCTTTCTTCTGCTGGGCTTTGCGACGGGGATCTACAACCTCGTCAAATCGGCCCAGCGGGCTCAGCGGGACGGCTGA
- a CDS encoding F0F1 ATP synthase subunit A: protein MADPIKQFELVHLVPIKIGNADFGFTNSSLHMFIAVGATAAFLLLSTSGRSLIPSRLQSMAELAYEFVAGTVRQTAGTDGMRFFPLVFSLFMFVLFGNLIGMIPGAFTVTSHVIVTAALALLVISTVIIYGIMKHGTHWFALFAPSGLPKAILPVIVVIEVISFLSRPISLSLRLFGNMTAGHIALKVFAGFVGAMAGLGFLGVLGSSLPILMITALTALEFLVAVLQAYVFTILTCIYLNDALHPGHH, encoded by the coding sequence ATGGCCGATCCGATCAAACAGTTCGAGCTCGTCCATCTCGTTCCGATCAAAATCGGCAACGCCGACTTCGGTTTCACCAATTCCTCGCTGCATATGTTCATTGCGGTCGGCGCGACCGCCGCCTTCCTGCTCCTGTCGACGTCCGGGCGCAGCCTGATCCCGTCGCGGCTGCAGTCGATGGCCGAACTGGCCTATGAATTTGTCGCGGGCACCGTACGGCAGACGGCCGGTACCGACGGGATGCGCTTCTTCCCGCTGGTCTTCTCGCTGTTCATGTTCGTGCTGTTCGGCAACCTGATCGGCATGATTCCCGGCGCCTTCACGGTGACCAGCCATGTCATCGTCACCGCCGCCCTGGCGCTGCTGGTGATCTCCACCGTCATCATCTACGGCATCATGAAGCACGGCACCCACTGGTTCGCGCTGTTCGCGCCTTCCGGGCTGCCGAAGGCGATCCTGCCGGTCATTGTCGTGATCGAGGTCATCTCCTTCCTGTCGCGGCCGATCTCGCTGTCGCTGCGTCTGTTCGGCAACATGACCGCCGGCCATATCGCGCTGAAGGTCTTCGCCGGCTTTGTCGGCGCCATGGCCGGCCTCGGTTTCCTTGGCGTCCTCGGCTCCTCGTTGCCGATCCTCATGATCACCGCGCTCACCGCGCTCGAGTTTCTCGTTGCTGTCCTGCAGGCCTATGTCTTCACGATCCTGACCTGCATCTACCTCAACGACGCCCTCCATCCCGGCCATCACTGA
- a CDS encoding F0F1 ATP synthase subunit C: MDPVAAKYLGAGLACLGMGLAAMGVGNIFGNFVAGALRNPSAAAGQFTNAIVGAALAEGLGIFALVVALVLLFVV, encoded by the coding sequence ATGGATCCGGTTGCAGCCAAGTATCTCGGCGCTGGTCTCGCATGCCTCGGAATGGGCCTCGCCGCCATGGGCGTGGGCAACATCTTCGGCAACTTCGTTGCCGGCGCCCTGCGCAATCCGTCGGCAGCCGCCGGCCAGTTCACCAACGCCATCGTCGGCGCGGCGCTTGCTGAAGGTCTCGGCATCTTCGCGCTCGTCGTCGCCCTCGTCCTGCTCTTCGTGGTCTGA
- a CDS encoding F0F1 ATP synthase subunit B family protein, with amino-acid sequence MATNTTQGTQVPSKGGFPAFRVETFGSQLLWLAIAFGLLYYLMSRHIAPRIGGILEERAKRISDDVTAAQVMKAEADAATASYEKALAEARAGAQAIAAETRGKITAQSDAERKLLEDKLAADLATAEATIATARTAAMGNVRSIAVDATQAIVARLSGTAADASRVEAAVDAALKA; translated from the coding sequence ATGGCGACGAACACCACTCAAGGGACGCAAGTCCCGTCCAAAGGCGGTTTTCCGGCGTTCCGCGTCGAAACCTTCGGATCGCAGCTCCTGTGGCTCGCGATCGCCTTCGGCCTGCTCTACTACCTGATGTCACGTCACATCGCGCCGCGCATCGGCGGGATCCTGGAGGAGCGTGCCAAGCGCATCTCCGATGATGTCACGGCAGCGCAGGTCATGAAGGCTGAGGCGGACGCCGCCACGGCCTCCTACGAGAAGGCACTTGCCGAGGCCCGGGCCGGCGCCCAGGCGATCGCAGCCGAAACCCGCGGCAAGATCACTGCCCAGTCCGATGCCGAGCGCAAGCTGCTCGAGGACAAGCTCGCCGCCGATCTGGCGACGGCCGAAGCCACCATCGCGACGGCCCGTACCGCCGCCATGGGTAATGTCCGCTCCATCGCGGTCGATGCCACTCAGGCGATCGTCGCCCGCCTTTCCGGCACGGCGGCCGATGCCTCGCGCGTCGAGGCGGCGGTCGACGCCGCCCTGAAGGCCTGA
- a CDS encoding F0F1 ATP synthase subunit B family protein yields MNEYVPIWIGLLIFLAICWKMGAHTKILSALDDRSSRIANELAEAKRLREEAEAIVADYRKRQQSAEQEAKDIIAAAKVEAERLAAEAKAKMDDFVTRRTKMAETKIAQAEAQAVADVRAAAADAAVSAAGVLLADMAKGSGGDGLIKAGIAEVKAKLN; encoded by the coding sequence ATGAATGAATATGTGCCGATCTGGATTGGTCTGCTGATCTTCCTGGCGATCTGCTGGAAGATGGGCGCCCACACCAAGATCCTCAGCGCGCTGGATGACCGCTCCAGCCGCATCGCCAACGAACTCGCCGAGGCCAAGCGCCTGCGCGAGGAAGCCGAAGCGATCGTCGCCGACTATCGCAAGCGTCAGCAGAGCGCCGAGCAGGAGGCGAAGGACATCATCGCCGCCGCCAAGGTGGAGGCCGAGCGCCTCGCCGCCGAGGCCAAGGCGAAGATGGATGATTTCGTCACGCGCCGCACCAAGATGGCCGAGACCAAGATCGCTCAGGCCGAGGCGCAGGCCGTGGCCGATGTCCGCGCCGCTGCCGCAGACGCGGCGGTTTCTGCCGCAGGCGTGCTGCTGGCCGACATGGCCAAGGGCTCGGGCGGCGATGGCCTGATCAAGGCCGGCATCGCCGAGGTCAAGGCGAAGCTCAACTGA
- a CDS encoding DsbA family protein, protein MALTRRTIIEGAAAFGAAGAALIPALPAMAQARRTAAEQVDQAELLVAGPLGDCILGQANAPVTIVEYASLTCGHCATFHTTILPEMKTKYIDTGKVKLVFREFPLNQLDAAVYMLTRCALGEDGKSTGDQARYFALINVFFQQQRTWAFGSDPLAAVTAITRQAGFTQAQFEACLNNQPILDALNQVRERATTVFAVDSTPTFFVNGKRVLGAQPLSEFDKVIAPLLPA, encoded by the coding sequence ATGGCGCTGACGCGCAGAACGATCATCGAAGGTGCTGCCGCGTTTGGCGCCGCCGGAGCAGCTCTCATTCCCGCGCTGCCGGCGATGGCTCAGGCCCGCCGCACCGCAGCGGAACAGGTCGACCAGGCGGAATTGCTGGTGGCCGGCCCCCTCGGCGACTGCATTCTCGGCCAGGCGAACGCGCCGGTCACGATCGTGGAATATGCCTCGCTGACCTGCGGCCATTGCGCGACCTTCCACACCACGATCCTGCCGGAGATGAAGACCAAATATATCGACACCGGCAAGGTGAAGCTGGTGTTCCGCGAGTTCCCGCTGAACCAGCTGGATGCGGCCGTCTACATGCTGACGCGCTGCGCGCTCGGCGAGGACGGCAAGTCGACCGGCGACCAGGCTCGCTATTTCGCGCTGATCAACGTGTTCTTCCAGCAGCAGCGCACCTGGGCCTTCGGCTCCGATCCGCTTGCCGCCGTGACCGCCATTACGCGCCAAGCCGGCTTCACCCAGGCGCAGTTCGAGGCCTGCCTGAACAATCAGCCGATCCTGGATGCCCTGAACCAGGTGCGCGAGCGCGCGACCACCGTGTTCGCCGTCGATTCGACGCCGACCTTCTTCGTCAATGGCAAGCGTGTGCTCGGTGCCCAGCCGCTGTCCGAGTTCGACAAGGTCATCGCGCCGCTGCTGCCGGCCTGA
- a CDS encoding DUF6101 family protein yields the protein MLRQTEFGPAGAGIAALRLDPSNLPIRFEAADGGADDGQRTIDLLADRVVIRRTSAGARMKLQVLVSSYRGVAVRVGDGATEGSDRVEVVLIHADPSLNVPLFSAEDADDVVAEWQLWAKVFALPMMTVEMDGSLREAFPRMGAVLIGTPGPRRRRHSTVKARRPMALMRRKPGGDLSGREIHREREIIARS from the coding sequence GTGTTGCGTCAAACAGAATTCGGTCCCGCCGGGGCCGGGATCGCGGCCTTGCGCCTCGATCCCTCGAACCTGCCGATCCGCTTCGAGGCGGCTGATGGCGGGGCCGACGACGGGCAGCGGACCATCGACCTGCTCGCCGACCGCGTGGTGATCCGGCGCACCAGCGCCGGCGCTCGGATGAAGCTGCAGGTTCTGGTCTCATCCTATCGCGGCGTCGCGGTGCGGGTGGGCGACGGAGCAACGGAAGGCAGCGACCGCGTCGAGGTGGTGCTGATCCATGCCGACCCCTCCCTCAACGTGCCGCTGTTCTCGGCCGAGGATGCCGACGACGTGGTGGCGGAATGGCAGCTCTGGGCCAAGGTCTTCGCCCTGCCGATGATGACGGTCGAGATGGACGGGTCGCTGCGCGAGGCATTCCCGCGCATGGGCGCCGTCCTGATCGGGACGCCCGGCCCCCGGCGGCGCCGGCACTCCACCGTCAAGGCCCGCCGCCCGATGGCGCTGATGCGGCGCAAGCCCGGCGGTGACCTGTCAGGCCGTGAAATTCACCGCGAGCGCGAGATCATCGCGCGCTCGTGA
- a CDS encoding TldD/PmbA family protein, with amino-acid sequence MSELFDTGALTEQARRLVAAARKAGADACDVMAVRGMSVSVELRDGKVEASERSEGDDLGLRVFVGRRSASVSSNDPRENIEALAERAVAIAKVAPEDPYAMLADPADLAKSWADLDLLDPHILSVAELEDLARRAEQAALAVNGVTKSGGANAGAGLGGFVLVTSTGFEGASLGSSTSYSVTAIAGEGTGMERDYDYSSVRHRADLGQPEAIGRSAGERAVRRMNPRKVDTRKAPVIFDPRTAGSFPGYLAAAANGQSVARKTSFLREKLGQRIFRPGISIIDDPLRPRGLRSRPFDGEGLAARPLALVEDGFLRSWLLDTATARELGLKSTGHASRGVGGPPSPGSTNLHLAAGAETPEAMIAAIKDGLYVTDMIGHGVNMVTGDYSRGCSGYWIENGELAYPVAEITIAGNLVDMFLNLTPANDLTFRYGTDAPTVLVEGLTIAGR; translated from the coding sequence ATGTCCGAGCTGTTCGATACCGGCGCGCTCACCGAGCAGGCGCGCCGCCTGGTCGCCGCCGCCCGCAAGGCTGGCGCGGATGCCTGCGATGTCATGGCCGTGCGCGGCATGTCGGTCTCGGTGGAGCTGCGCGACGGCAAGGTGGAGGCGAGCGAGCGTTCCGAGGGCGACGATCTCGGCCTGCGCGTCTTCGTCGGCCGGCGCAGCGCCTCGGTCTCGTCGAACGATCCGCGCGAGAATATCGAGGCGCTGGCCGAACGCGCCGTGGCCATCGCCAAGGTCGCCCCCGAAGATCCCTACGCGATGCTGGCCGATCCGGCCGATCTCGCGAAGTCGTGGGCGGATCTCGACCTGCTCGATCCCCATATCCTGTCGGTCGCCGAGCTCGAGGACCTGGCTCGCCGCGCCGAGCAGGCAGCCCTTGCCGTCAACGGCGTCACGAAATCGGGTGGGGCCAACGCGGGCGCCGGCCTCGGTGGCTTCGTCCTGGTGACCTCAACCGGCTTCGAGGGTGCTTCCCTTGGCTCCTCAACCTCCTATTCGGTGACCGCCATTGCCGGCGAGGGCACCGGCATGGAGCGCGACTACGACTATTCGTCGGTGCGCCACCGTGCCGATCTCGGCCAGCCCGAAGCGATCGGCCGCAGCGCCGGCGAGCGGGCCGTGCGCCGCATGAACCCGCGCAAGGTCGATACCCGCAAGGCCCCGGTGATCTTCGACCCGCGGACAGCCGGCAGCTTTCCGGGTTACCTCGCGGCCGCCGCCAACGGCCAGTCGGTCGCCCGCAAGACGTCGTTCCTGCGCGAGAAGCTCGGGCAGCGCATCTTCCGGCCGGGCATATCGATCATCGACGACCCGCTGCGTCCGCGCGGGCTTCGGTCGCGCCCGTTCGATGGCGAGGGCCTGGCGGCCCGGCCGCTGGCGCTGGTCGAGGACGGGTTCCTCAGGAGCTGGCTGCTCGACACCGCGACGGCCCGCGAACTGGGCCTCAAATCCACCGGCCATGCCAGCCGCGGCGTCGGCGGACCGCCGTCGCCCGGCAGCACCAACCTGCATCTGGCGGCCGGCGCCGAGACGCCGGAGGCGATGATCGCGGCGATCAAGGACGGCCTCTATGTCACCGACATGATCGGCCACGGCGTCAATATGGTGACGGGGGACTATTCGCGCGGCTGCTCGGGCTACTGGATCGAGAATGGCGAACTGGCCTATCCGGTGGCAGAGATCACCATTGCCGGCAATCTCGTCGACATGTTCCTGAACCTGACCCCCGCCAACGATCTCACCTTCCGCTATGGCACGGATGCGCCGACCGTGCTGGTCGAAGGCCTGACCATTGCCGGACGCTGA
- a CDS encoding 3'(2'),5'-bisphosphate nucleotidase CysQ, translated as MPDADDLVLRDLLVAHAEEAGAMALDFARRGFKSWTKAHASPVTEADIAIDRFLKQRLMAARPDFGWLSEETADDPSRLSRREVFIVDPIDGTRAFAGGLPDWTISIGIVRDGRPVAAALAEPEANRVFAAALGHGATVNGRRIVSSSRAEVHGARMAGPMAMLERSHRQGAVLLPKIHSLALRMAKVANGEVDASFAGGQSHDWDLAAADLLVHEAGASLTGFDGSVPVYNRPKPTHFPLVCAGSGLHRQLLDERR; from the coding sequence TTGCCGGACGCTGACGATCTCGTTCTGCGCGACCTGCTGGTCGCCCACGCCGAGGAAGCCGGCGCGATGGCGCTGGATTTCGCCCGGCGCGGCTTCAAGAGCTGGACCAAGGCCCATGCCTCGCCGGTGACGGAAGCCGATATCGCCATCGACCGCTTCCTCAAGCAGCGGCTGATGGCGGCCAGGCCGGATTTCGGCTGGCTGTCGGAAGAAACCGCCGACGACCCCTCCCGCTTGTCACGCCGCGAGGTGTTCATCGTCGACCCGATCGACGGAACGCGTGCCTTCGCCGGCGGCCTGCCCGACTGGACGATCTCGATTGGCATCGTGCGGGATGGCCGGCCGGTGGCGGCAGCCCTTGCCGAGCCCGAGGCCAACCGCGTCTTCGCAGCCGCGCTTGGCCATGGCGCCACCGTCAATGGCCGGCGGATTGTTTCCTCGTCGCGGGCCGAGGTTCACGGCGCCCGCATGGCCGGGCCCATGGCCATGCTGGAACGGTCGCACCGGCAGGGCGCCGTCCTGCTGCCGAAGATTCACTCCTTGGCGTTGCGCATGGCAAAAGTCGCCAATGGCGAGGTCGATGCCTCTTTTGCAGGCGGCCAAAGCCATGATTGGGACCTTGCGGCGGCTGATCTTTTGGTGCACGAAGCGGGCGCATCACTGACCGGCTTCGACGGTTCGGTTCCTGTCTACAACAGGCCGAAACCGACCCATTTTCCTCTCGTCTGTGCCGGTTCGGGCTTGCACAGACAGCTGTTGGACGAGCGGCGCTGA
- a CDS encoding DUF4170 domain-containing protein, which yields MAATGESKQLLHLVFGGELTSLDSHEFKDLTKVEVVGIYPNYATAHAAWKGRAQQTVDNALMRFFIVHLHRLLEPDAD from the coding sequence ATGGCCGCGACTGGGGAATCCAAGCAGCTCCTGCATCTGGTTTTCGGCGGTGAGCTGACCAGCCTGGACAGCCACGAATTCAAGGACCTGACCAAGGTCGAGGTGGTGGGCATCTATCCGAATTATGCCACCGCGCATGCGGCCTGGAAGGGCCGCGCCCAGCAGACGGTCGACAATGCGCTGATGCGCTTCTTCATCGTCCACCTGCATCGCCTGCTCGAGCCGGACGCGGACTGA